Proteins encoded in a region of the Nocardia asteroides genome:
- a CDS encoding helix-turn-helix transcriptional regulator codes for MTRNTTGIGAYLRERRLAAGLTPTQLAQRAGLAEAVLDEVETGAVAPNHALLQQLFDALEVPIWYRKHIVVLTLPSFFTSAYGPGPDVPTPDDRADLHSLPDPACYQRMPTQDLVEANSAYERAFPGAVARANVLEWMFLDAAARRVMVDWAVEAHLLVDAFRILSPLAPRERVEQVAERCRRSPDWDRMWTTEVRAADIPRRSLRVRELATGRIRSMSMRVYSPELPERPWWLHRLVTIGRTRGAHASM; via the coding sequence GTGACGCGCAACACGACTGGCATCGGCGCTTATCTGCGCGAACGACGACTCGCCGCGGGATTGACACCGACCCAACTCGCCCAGCGCGCCGGCCTCGCCGAGGCGGTGCTGGACGAAGTCGAAACGGGCGCGGTCGCGCCGAATCACGCGCTGCTGCAACAATTGTTCGACGCGCTCGAGGTGCCCATCTGGTATCGCAAGCACATCGTCGTGCTGACCTTGCCCAGCTTCTTCACCTCCGCCTACGGACCGGGCCCCGACGTGCCGACCCCGGACGACCGAGCCGACCTGCACAGCCTCCCCGACCCGGCCTGCTACCAGCGGATGCCGACCCAGGATCTGGTGGAGGCCAATTCCGCCTACGAACGCGCCTTTCCCGGAGCTGTCGCCCGAGCGAACGTGCTGGAGTGGATGTTTCTCGACGCGGCGGCCCGGCGGGTGATGGTGGACTGGGCCGTGGAGGCGCACCTGCTCGTGGACGCCTTCCGCATCCTGTCTCCGCTCGCCCCGCGCGAGCGCGTCGAACAGGTCGCCGAACGCTGCCGCCGTTCCCCCGATTGGGACCGTATGTGGACCACCGAAGTACGCGCCGCCGACATCCCCCGCCGCAGTTTGCGGGTACGCGAACTCGCCACGGGCCGGATCCGCTCGATGAGCATGCGGGTCTACAGCCCCGAGCTCCCGGAACGCCCGTGGTGGCTGCACCGGCTGGTGACGATCGGCCGAACGCGCGGAGCCCACGCGTCGATGTAG
- a CDS encoding class I SAM-dependent methyltransferase, which translates to MDAADWDERYAQTELVWGAPPNNTVVEHVYGLERRAPLQAATPEGDAPEFPRALDLACGEGRNTLWLATHGWQVHAVDYSQVGIDKGRTVASRLSRSVRNRITWQCADVTDLDEAGITGPFELVLMVFLHLPAEQRRALVRKAADLLAPEGTLLVLGHDTTNLTDGCGGPQDPAILFTPDDIVADLGPLATASHVRVRLADRVYRPTETGDAIDALVIATRAAG; encoded by the coding sequence ATGGATGCGGCCGACTGGGACGAGCGCTACGCGCAAACTGAATTGGTCTGGGGCGCACCGCCGAACAACACCGTGGTGGAGCATGTCTACGGGTTGGAACGCCGTGCCCCGCTCCAGGCCGCCACCCCCGAGGGCGATGCGCCGGAGTTTCCCCGCGCCCTCGACCTGGCGTGCGGCGAGGGGCGCAACACCCTGTGGCTCGCCACACACGGTTGGCAGGTGCACGCCGTCGACTACTCCCAGGTGGGCATCGACAAAGGCCGCACCGTCGCGTCGCGCTTGTCCCGCTCGGTCCGCAATCGCATCACCTGGCAGTGCGCCGACGTCACCGACCTGGACGAGGCGGGAATCACCGGGCCGTTCGAGCTGGTCTTGATGGTCTTCCTGCACCTGCCCGCCGAGCAGCGCCGCGCGCTGGTCCGCAAGGCGGCCGACCTGCTGGCTCCCGAGGGCACCCTCCTCGTGCTCGGCCACGACACCACCAACCTCACCGACGGCTGCGGCGGGCCACAGGACCCGGCCATCCTCTTCACTCCCGACGACATCGTCGCCGACCTCGGTCCCCTGGCGACCGCGAGCCACGTACGCGTGCGCCTCGCCGACCGCGTCTACCGGCCCACCGAGACCGGCGACGCCATCGACGCCTTGGTCATCGCCACCCGGGCAGCGGGGTAA
- a CDS encoding acyl-CoA dehydrogenase yields MGHYKSNVRDLEFNLFEVLGLGSILDSGAYGDLDADTVKEMLNEVRRLAEGPLGESFADADRNPPVFDPETHTVTLPESFKKSYRTLQDGGWDKLGIAEELGGLPIPRAAYWAIAELILGAQPAAFMYAAGPGFANIFYNNATDEQKKWAQIAADQGWGATMVLTEPDAGSDVGAGRTKALEQEDGTWHIEGVKRFITSADSDDLFPNIMHLVLARPEGAGPGTKGLSLFFVPKFHFDPETGELGERNGVFVTNVEHKMGLKVSATCEVTFGGHGIPAKGWLVGEVHDGIAQMFDVIEHARMMVGTKAIATLSTGYLNARDYAKERVQGADLTQMTDKAAPRVTITHHPDVRRSLATQKAYAEGLRAVYLYTAAHQNDDVAQQVSGADADLAARVNDLLLPIVKGVGSERAYQYLTESLQTLGGSGFLQDYPIEQYIRDAKIDSLYEGTTAIQAQDFFFRKIARDRGVALAHVAGQVQKFIDAEAGNGRLKGERKLLATALEDVQAMAATLTGHLMGAQEQPSELYKVGLGSVRFLLSVGDLLIGWQLLRQAEVAIAALDNGATGADEAFYQGKVAVAQFFARNVLPELTATRAVLSNLDNDIMELDEAAF; encoded by the coding sequence ATGGGTCACTACAAGAGCAATGTCCGCGACCTGGAGTTCAACCTCTTCGAGGTCCTGGGCTTGGGGTCCATCCTGGACAGCGGCGCATACGGCGATCTCGACGCGGACACCGTCAAGGAGATGCTCAACGAGGTGCGGCGCCTGGCCGAAGGCCCGCTCGGCGAGTCGTTCGCCGACGCCGACCGCAACCCGCCGGTCTTCGATCCCGAGACCCACACGGTGACGCTGCCGGAATCGTTCAAGAAGAGCTACCGCACCCTCCAGGACGGCGGCTGGGACAAGCTGGGCATCGCCGAGGAGCTCGGCGGCCTGCCGATCCCCCGCGCGGCCTACTGGGCCATCGCCGAGCTGATCCTGGGCGCGCAGCCCGCCGCCTTCATGTACGCCGCGGGCCCCGGCTTCGCGAACATCTTCTACAACAACGCGACCGACGAGCAGAAGAAGTGGGCGCAGATAGCCGCCGACCAGGGCTGGGGCGCCACCATGGTGCTGACCGAGCCCGACGCAGGCTCCGACGTCGGAGCGGGCCGCACCAAGGCGCTCGAGCAGGAAGACGGCACCTGGCACATCGAGGGCGTCAAGCGGTTCATCACCTCCGCCGACTCCGACGATCTGTTCCCCAACATCATGCACCTGGTACTGGCCCGCCCCGAGGGCGCCGGACCGGGCACCAAGGGCCTGTCGCTGTTCTTCGTGCCGAAGTTCCACTTCGACCCCGAGACCGGTGAGCTGGGCGAGCGCAACGGCGTGTTCGTCACCAACGTCGAGCACAAGATGGGCCTGAAGGTCTCGGCCACCTGCGAGGTCACCTTCGGCGGCCACGGCATCCCCGCCAAGGGCTGGCTGGTCGGCGAGGTGCACGACGGCATCGCGCAGATGTTCGATGTCATCGAGCACGCCCGCATGATGGTGGGCACCAAGGCCATCGCGACCCTGTCGACCGGTTACCTGAACGCGCGGGATTACGCCAAGGAGCGGGTCCAGGGCGCCGACCTGACGCAGATGACCGACAAGGCCGCGCCGCGCGTGACCATCACCCACCACCCGGACGTCCGTCGTTCGCTGGCCACCCAGAAGGCGTACGCGGAGGGGCTGCGCGCGGTGTACCTGTACACCGCCGCTCACCAGAACGACGACGTGGCCCAGCAGGTCTCCGGCGCCGACGCCGACCTGGCCGCTCGGGTCAACGATCTGCTGCTGCCGATCGTCAAGGGTGTCGGCTCCGAGCGCGCCTACCAGTACCTGACCGAGTCGCTGCAAACCCTGGGCGGCTCCGGCTTCCTGCAGGACTACCCGATCGAGCAGTACATCCGCGACGCGAAGATCGACTCGCTCTACGAGGGCACCACCGCCATCCAGGCGCAGGACTTCTTCTTCCGCAAGATCGCCCGCGACCGCGGCGTCGCGCTGGCCCATGTGGCCGGACAGGTGCAGAAGTTCATCGACGCCGAGGCGGGCAACGGCCGCCTGAAGGGCGAGCGCAAGCTGCTGGCCACCGCGCTGGAGGACGTGCAGGCCATGGCCGCCACGCTCACCGGCCACCTGATGGGCGCCCAGGAGCAGCCGAGCGAGCTGTACAAGGTCGGCCTGGGTTCGGTGCGCTTCCTGCTCTCGGTGGGTGATCTGCTGATCGGCTGGCAGCTGCTGCGCCAGGCCGAGGTCGCCATCGCGGCGCTGGACAACGGCGCCACCGGCGCCGACGAGGCGTTCTACCAGGGCAAGGTCGCGGTCGCGCAGTTCTTCGCGCGCAACGTCCTGCCTGAGCTGACCGCCACCCGCGCCGTGCTGTCCAACCTGGACAACGACATCATGGAGCTGGACGAAGCCGCGTTCTGA
- a CDS encoding alpha/beta hydrolase produces MRIETSAGPAEVELEQPRRPAFLLLLTHGAGGGVDAKDLLAVRDAALRLGGAVARVVQPYRVAGRRAPGSAIKQDEAWLEIVARLRGRKRMPLIQGGRSNGARVACRTAVAARARGVLALSFPLHPPGKPENSRRDELLAPGDIEVVVVNGANDPFGIPDPADAAEVRVIPGQPHAFRAGFDLIAETVTPWLERWS; encoded by the coding sequence GTGCGTATCGAGACGAGTGCCGGACCGGCTGAGGTCGAGCTCGAACAGCCGCGCAGGCCGGCGTTCCTGTTGCTGCTCACGCATGGCGCGGGTGGCGGGGTGGACGCGAAGGACCTGCTCGCGGTGCGTGACGCGGCGCTACGCCTCGGCGGCGCGGTCGCGCGGGTGGTGCAGCCGTATCGGGTCGCCGGGCGACGTGCGCCGGGTTCGGCGATCAAGCAGGACGAGGCTTGGCTCGAGATCGTCGCTCGGCTGCGCGGCCGCAAACGCATGCCGCTTATTCAGGGCGGCCGCAGCAACGGGGCGCGGGTGGCCTGTCGCACCGCGGTCGCGGCGCGCGCCCGTGGTGTCCTCGCGTTGTCGTTCCCGCTGCATCCGCCGGGCAAGCCGGAGAACTCCCGCCGGGACGAGTTGCTCGCTCCGGGGGACATCGAAGTGGTGGTCGTCAACGGGGCCAACGACCCGTTCGGCATCCCCGATCCAGCCGACGCCGCGGAGGTCCGCGTCATTCCCGGGCAGCCGCATGCTTTCCGCGCGGGCTTCGACCTGATCGCCGAGACCGTGACCCCGTGGCTCGAGCGCTGGTCGTGA
- a CDS encoding acetyl-CoA acetyltransferase, which translates to MLPAGMDPRTPVLVGAGQVVHRPGEPGLPGPVELAAESLRRAGADSGVGDSLLRSADLIAAVAPVSRPYGDLGALVAADLGISPKRTVQSVRFGGDAPQRLLNMVAQAIADGRSAVALLTGAEAVSSWNAATRNGAAVDWPEQPEDVGPDEIIGSDRAPNSDMETAAGLWGPVYFYALMETALRRRLGTSEATHRQRIGGLWSRLSDIAARNPYAWQPTAHTAADLVTPAPTNRMVSTPYPKLMVANLTVDLGAGLVLCSAAAADAAGVPRDRWVFPHAGATATDEWFVSERADMSRSPAIAAAGKATLGAAGIAIDDVAHIDLYSCFPVAVQVAAEELGLPLDDPVRPLSVTGGLTFAGGPGNNYTTHSIATLYGILRADPDAYGLATALGWYSTKHGVGVYSARPPARLFRAIEAQVPPARREPAPGYTGPVSIEAYTVAYRKGSAPDRADEPEAVVVSALTPAGTRILVRASDADTLAAFTAGDPLGADAEVTADTFTLLTERSAE; encoded by the coding sequence ATGCTGCCAGCCGGAATGGACCCGAGGACGCCGGTGCTCGTCGGCGCCGGGCAGGTCGTACACCGACCGGGAGAGCCGGGTTTGCCCGGCCCGGTCGAACTCGCCGCCGAGTCCCTGCGCCGCGCGGGCGCCGACAGCGGCGTCGGCGACAGTTTGCTGCGGTCCGCCGACTTGATCGCCGCCGTCGCTCCGGTCAGCCGCCCCTACGGTGACTTGGGCGCACTCGTCGCCGCCGATCTGGGCATCAGTCCGAAACGGACCGTGCAATCGGTGCGTTTCGGCGGTGACGCGCCGCAGCGGCTGCTCAACATGGTCGCGCAGGCCATCGCCGACGGTCGCTCGGCCGTCGCGCTGCTCACCGGCGCCGAAGCGGTGTCCTCGTGGAACGCCGCCACCCGCAACGGCGCCGCGGTGGACTGGCCGGAGCAGCCGGAGGATGTGGGGCCCGACGAGATCATCGGCTCCGATCGCGCGCCGAACTCGGACATGGAGACCGCGGCGGGCTTGTGGGGGCCGGTCTACTTCTATGCGCTGATGGAAACGGCGCTGCGCCGCAGGCTCGGGACGAGTGAAGCCACGCACCGGCAGCGGATCGGCGGACTGTGGTCGCGGCTGTCGGACATCGCGGCACGTAATCCCTATGCGTGGCAGCCCACCGCACATACGGCCGCTGATCTGGTGACACCCGCGCCCACCAACCGGATGGTATCGACACCCTATCCGAAGCTGATGGTCGCGAACCTGACCGTCGACCTGGGCGCCGGACTGGTCCTGTGCAGTGCGGCGGCCGCCGACGCCGCCGGTGTGCCGCGGGACCGGTGGGTGTTCCCGCACGCGGGCGCCACCGCGACCGACGAGTGGTTCGTCTCCGAGCGCGCGGACATGTCCCGCTCGCCCGCCATCGCCGCGGCGGGGAAAGCGACGCTGGGCGCGGCGGGGATCGCGATAGACGACGTCGCGCACATCGACCTCTACTCCTGCTTCCCGGTCGCGGTGCAGGTCGCGGCCGAGGAACTCGGTCTGCCGCTCGATGATCCGGTGCGGCCGCTGTCGGTCACCGGCGGTCTCACCTTCGCGGGCGGGCCGGGCAACAACTACACGACGCATTCGATCGCGACCCTTTACGGCATTCTCCGCGCCGACCCGGACGCCTATGGACTGGCGACGGCGCTCGGTTGGTACAGCACCAAGCACGGCGTCGGCGTGTACTCCGCCCGACCGCCCGCGCGGCTGTTCCGTGCGATCGAGGCGCAAGTGCCTCCGGCGCGACGCGAACCGGCGCCCGGGTACACCGGCCCGGTCTCGATCGAGGCGTACACCGTCGCCTACCGCAAGGGCTCGGCGCCGGACCGTGCCGACGAACCGGAAGCCGTTGTGGTGAGCGCACTGACACCCGCGGGGACCCGCATACTGGTTCGGGCGTCGGATGCCGACACCCTCGCGGCGTTCACCGCAGGCGATCCGCTCGGCGCGGACGCCGAGGTCACCGCGGACACGTTCACCCTGCTCACCGAGAGGAGCGCCGAATGA
- a CDS encoding erythromycin esterase family protein — protein MLSTTVDVRTWLRENAVAIDSFDPDSPGSDLDSLIARLGTATVVGLGESTRFSRQTFGVRERIFRGLVERHGFRALAIQDSARSGERWDRFVTSGESDPLTVLAGAWRPWRTEESVATLRWIRAYNLAHPQDPVRIFGVEPPHAEPSDYDAVLDYVRRAAPDRTAAIEVHLAPIRTAHQIDEHVQRHQGIHPGRPFVEHAEDAFALLTALPDTKERATALDHARLILDFHRHSVASQGFARDERPSAETVLGWQRATGAKIVYWDGIAHTTSLPIAFGAAEFHGAGSHLRARLGAGYTSVGIGFHHGDLGVATAPDPQDDLVDAALGEVDLPAYYVDLDAAAPEPVRDWLTGPAKLRTISGVYDPAQDASANIRLSALADAFDVLIHVRETTPVHWLSQVSD, from the coding sequence ATGCTCAGCACCACCGTCGACGTCCGCACCTGGCTGCGCGAGAACGCCGTCGCGATCGACAGCTTCGATCCTGACTCCCCCGGCTCGGACCTCGACAGCTTGATCGCGCGACTCGGCACCGCCACGGTGGTGGGCCTGGGTGAGTCGACACGGTTCTCCCGGCAGACATTCGGTGTGCGCGAACGGATATTCCGTGGGCTGGTCGAACGGCACGGTTTCCGCGCCTTGGCCATTCAGGACAGCGCGCGTTCGGGTGAACGCTGGGACCGGTTCGTCACCAGCGGGGAGAGCGACCCGTTGACGGTGCTCGCCGGCGCGTGGCGGCCGTGGCGGACCGAGGAGTCGGTGGCCACGCTGCGCTGGATCCGCGCGTACAACCTGGCGCATCCGCAAGACCCCGTGCGGATCTTCGGCGTGGAACCGCCCCATGCCGAGCCCAGTGACTACGACGCGGTGCTCGATTATGTGCGACGCGCTGCCCCCGACCGGACGGCCGCGATCGAGGTGCACCTCGCGCCGATCCGCACCGCGCACCAGATCGACGAGCACGTCCAGCGCCACCAGGGCATCCACCCCGGCCGCCCGTTCGTGGAGCACGCCGAAGACGCATTCGCGCTGCTCACGGCGCTGCCGGACACGAAGGAGCGCGCTACTGCCCTGGACCACGCCCGCCTGATCCTCGACTTCCACCGGCACAGCGTCGCGAGCCAGGGCTTCGCCCGGGACGAGCGGCCTTCCGCCGAGACGGTGCTGGGATGGCAGCGAGCGACCGGCGCCAAGATCGTCTACTGGGACGGGATCGCGCACACCACCAGTCTTCCGATCGCCTTCGGCGCGGCCGAATTCCATGGCGCGGGAAGCCATCTGCGTGCTCGGCTCGGCGCGGGGTACACGTCCGTCGGCATCGGCTTCCACCACGGCGACCTCGGTGTGGCGACGGCGCCCGACCCGCAGGACGACTTGGTCGATGCCGCCCTGGGCGAGGTCGACCTGCCCGCGTACTACGTCGACCTGGACGCCGCCGCGCCGGAACCGGTGCGCGACTGGCTCACCGGTCCGGCGAAACTGCGCACCATCAGCGGCGTCTACGACCCGGCCCAGGACGCCTCGGCGAACATCCGGCTCTCCGCGCTCGCCGACGCGTTCGACGTGCTGATCCACGTGCGCGAGACCACGCCGGTGCACTGGCTCTCGCAGGTATCGGACTGA
- a CDS encoding DUF4185 domain-containing protein, whose amino-acid sequence MIRTACFLLSALAGVSALLFTATTPAIANPNAINPIPVLNGTTGLPNLLGRTKAVFQVTGMASPNNTQTYNVLGTDLGIMWDNGRGEMLTAFGDTAGFGFPNLLAGSMWSWRSNILLRSHTKDPAEGIYFDSVVRDVFGQARDLIPSPKIPFLEISRIPTAGIAVDGVQYMSLMSVKTWDDVGQWSTSFSGLAVSGDNGETWAELPETRRTNEGGNANFQMNAFLSDGGYIYEYGTRSGRDNTAHVARVRAHDIANLAEYEYWDGRAWRKNDVNAAAPIMWGVGELSVMYNAYLGQYISLTTDRFNSVVMRRASTPAGPWSDPEVLIDTRELPTAYAPSIFPYQTGRDLYFLTTVHSQYNVLLMRTTL is encoded by the coding sequence GTGATCAGGACCGCATGCTTCCTGCTCTCGGCGCTGGCGGGTGTCTCGGCCTTGCTCTTCACGGCGACCACCCCCGCCATCGCCAACCCGAACGCCATCAATCCGATCCCGGTGCTCAACGGCACGACCGGGTTGCCGAATCTGCTCGGCCGCACCAAGGCGGTGTTCCAGGTGACCGGGATGGCCAGCCCGAACAACACCCAGACCTACAACGTCCTCGGCACCGACCTCGGCATCATGTGGGACAACGGGCGCGGCGAAATGCTCACCGCGTTCGGCGACACCGCGGGCTTCGGCTTTCCCAATCTGCTCGCGGGCAGCATGTGGTCCTGGCGCAGCAATATCCTCCTGCGCAGTCACACCAAGGACCCCGCCGAGGGCATCTATTTCGACAGCGTGGTGCGCGATGTGTTCGGCCAAGCGCGCGACCTGATTCCCAGCCCGAAGATTCCCTTCCTGGAGATCAGCCGGATTCCCACCGCGGGCATCGCGGTGGACGGCGTGCAGTACATGAGCCTGATGTCGGTGAAGACCTGGGACGACGTCGGTCAATGGAGCACCAGCTTCTCCGGGCTCGCCGTCTCCGGAGACAACGGCGAGACCTGGGCCGAACTGCCGGAGACACGGCGAACGAACGAGGGCGGAAACGCCAACTTCCAGATGAACGCCTTTCTTTCCGACGGCGGGTACATCTACGAGTACGGCACCCGATCCGGGCGCGACAACACCGCACACGTGGCCCGTGTGCGCGCACACGACATCGCGAACCTCGCCGAATACGAATACTGGGACGGCCGCGCGTGGCGCAAGAACGACGTGAATGCCGCCGCACCGATCATGTGGGGTGTCGGCGAATTGTCGGTGATGTACAACGCTTATCTCGGACAGTACATTTCGCTCACCACCGACCGGTTCAATTCCGTGGTGATGCGGCGCGCGTCCACACCGGCCGGTCCGTGGAGCGATCCCGAAGTGCTGATCGACACCCGCGAATTGCCCACCGCCTACGCGCCCTCGATCTTCCCGTACCAGACGGGACGTGATCTGTACTTCCTCACGACGGTGCACAGCCAATACAACGTCTTGCTGATGCGCACGACACTGTAG
- a CDS encoding DUF4185 domain-containing protein yields MTRSLSALAGAGALTAVLALTAAAPAGADPNNVIPIPALNGIHGLPELPGPTKAVFQVTGMDSPNRTQAVNVLGTDLGIMWDDGNGRMITAFGDSAGIGVPNLLAGSLWAWTSNVLFRSSSHDPADGIIFDDVVPNPLPSPKIPGIEISLIPTAGISVGGVQYMSMMSVREWGDHGRWHTNFSTLAASHDGGTTWSQLTHTRRANVDGHENFQQNAFLKAGGYIYRYGTPAGRNNPGFVSRAKEAQIADIDAYEYWDGKAWKPTDAKTAAPILGGVAELSVMWNEHLGQYVMLTTDPANNVVLRTASAPEGPWSEPRVLIEARSLPTAYAPMIYPYQTGRDLYFLVTQHTQYNVLLMKTPL; encoded by the coding sequence ATGACTCGATCGCTGTCCGCACTCGCCGGAGCCGGCGCGCTCACCGCGGTTCTCGCGCTGACCGCCGCCGCGCCCGCCGGAGCAGACCCGAACAACGTCATACCGATCCCGGCGCTCAACGGCATTCACGGCCTGCCCGAGCTGCCCGGCCCGACCAAAGCGGTGTTCCAGGTGACCGGCATGGACAGCCCGAATCGCACGCAAGCGGTCAACGTGCTCGGCACCGACCTCGGCATCATGTGGGACGACGGCAACGGCCGGATGATCACCGCCTTCGGCGACAGCGCGGGCATCGGCGTGCCCAACCTCCTCGCGGGCAGCCTCTGGGCTTGGACCAGCAACGTGCTGTTCCGCAGCTCCTCGCACGACCCGGCCGACGGCATCATCTTCGACGACGTGGTGCCCAACCCGTTGCCGAGCCCCAAGATCCCCGGCATCGAGATCAGCCTGATTCCCACGGCGGGCATCTCGGTGGGCGGCGTGCAGTACATGAGCATGATGTCGGTGCGCGAATGGGGTGATCACGGCAGGTGGCACACCAATTTCTCCACCCTCGCCGCCTCCCATGACGGCGGCACCACGTGGTCGCAGCTCACCCACACCCGCCGTGCCAACGTCGACGGCCACGAGAACTTCCAGCAGAACGCCTTCCTGAAGGCGGGCGGCTACATCTACCGCTACGGCACGCCGGCGGGCCGGAACAATCCCGGTTTCGTCTCCCGCGCGAAAGAAGCCCAGATCGCCGACATCGACGCCTACGAGTACTGGGACGGCAAAGCGTGGAAGCCCACCGACGCCAAGACCGCGGCCCCGATCCTCGGCGGCGTCGCGGAACTCTCTGTCATGTGGAACGAACACCTCGGCCAGTACGTCATGCTGACCACCGACCCGGCCAACAACGTCGTCCTGCGCACCGCGTCCGCCCCGGAAGGGCCGTGGAGCGAACCTCGCGTCCTCATCGAAGCCCGCTCCCTCCCCACGGCTTACGCGCCGATGATCTACCCCTACCAAACCGGCCGTGACCTCTACTTCCTGGTCACCCAGCACACCCAGTACAACGTGCTGCTGATGAAAACACCGTTGTGA
- a CDS encoding crotonase/enoyl-CoA hydratase family protein: MGTNIALRIDNNLAYVTLDRPDKHNGLTVEMLSGLITSAKIVARRGDVRAVILSGNGPSFSSGLDIAAATSNPIAIIRNFAPRPWRGTNAFQEACWAWRRLPVPVIAAVHGRCYGGGLQLALAADFRFATPDAEFSVMEAAHGLIPDMTGAASLSRLVGMDRALLLTMTADTVDAAYAAKIGLVTELTEDPVAEAEKLADRLATRSPHAVAAAKRLFEKPWQASPRRTFAVERATQLPLILRKALRQRTLQ, from the coding sequence ATGGGCACCAACATCGCACTGCGGATCGACAACAACCTCGCGTACGTCACGCTCGACCGGCCGGACAAGCACAACGGCCTTACTGTCGAGATGCTTAGCGGACTGATTACCAGTGCGAAAATCGTGGCTCGCCGTGGTGATGTGCGCGCGGTGATCCTGTCCGGGAACGGACCCAGCTTCAGCAGTGGACTGGACATCGCAGCGGCCACTAGCAATCCAATAGCTATCATCCGAAATTTCGCGCCGCGACCCTGGCGGGGCACGAACGCGTTCCAAGAGGCGTGCTGGGCCTGGCGCCGCCTGCCCGTGCCGGTGATCGCCGCGGTGCATGGGCGCTGCTACGGCGGCGGGCTGCAGCTCGCACTGGCCGCCGACTTCCGTTTCGCCACCCCCGACGCGGAGTTCTCCGTCATGGAAGCCGCGCACGGTCTCATACCGGACATGACCGGCGCGGCCTCGCTGTCACGCCTGGTCGGGATGGACCGAGCCCTCTTGCTCACGATGACCGCGGACACCGTGGATGCCGCCTACGCAGCGAAGATCGGCTTGGTCACCGAGTTGACGGAAGACCCCGTCGCCGAGGCCGAGAAACTGGCCGACCGCCTCGCGACCCGATCGCCCCACGCCGTCGCCGCGGCCAAGCGGCTGTTCGAGAAGCCGTGGCAAGCGTCCCCCCGGCGAACCTTTGCCGTCGAGCGCGCCACCCAGCTACCCCTCATCCTCCGGAAAGCGCTCCGCCAGCGGACTCTGCAATAG